The Zingiber officinale cultivar Zhangliang chromosome 2A, Zo_v1.1, whole genome shotgun sequence genomic sequence gctcatcaagaggaatgagcttGATGCCGATGTCAGCGATCAGtacaaaggacactcaacctatgctgactgaagatcccaagaactaggttcaaagggataactaatctgcactgactagacacattgTGGGGGgtagcccaatgaaacagtgactagagcAGGATAAGCCGATGGGATTTTAATGATCAAAAAGAGTAGTtggtaactcttgagggatcacctatgtgagaaagaagtggggccgctttgaagagaattggaggcacaattcttagagcttctcatagAACCAGgcatgttcatggccaagaacgaacacactcatgagaactgagttgtatcagggagagtcttgggtgagatttatcactgcttacacagacgacaatatagttcaaggacatcgtgtatactatcagccagtaagcaaccaaatcttcacaagggaaggttcaaagggtaaaatccCATGGTGGACGtctcgcccaaccgacgtaagcggcgacgagtccgggaAGGAGAGCCGGAAGGCTGTGCGGTAGGTGAGGCCGCTGgagtcccgatctgtgatggcgtgcgagcaggcgaagttacgccgatctGCGCCTGTGGTGTTCCCTCTTGtggcggcggaaggctggagtctcttcgacgctttcgccgaacttccagtggtggatccccgacctggggaacgcccagctcggcgggggctgaGGAAATAGGATCCGCCTCAATCtctgttgaagcggatggggcagcttctgtttcaggggcggactgcgccccccctctcctgcatccgccgggcggctggggatgagaccccgctcggcgagctctctcttggtggccgcttcaatttccacagccttcaacttcagatgagcggtagccttggagcgccacatgacttcagctgcagtaaaagaaattaaaatcaattagacaaaaaaaactaagagagtaaagaatccttactcatgcggaaggggagatttgcccgaacgggagacaatccgaaaatatacaacacccccttgagaagcaactggtcaatcttgtatcgctgaccggacaaccagttcgccgcatgaagatatgctgggttgcttctgaatttgccgagatccggctgggtcggcacggcggtttgccatttggttcgaaatgctggccgctcggggagtcggatgtagaagaaaaattctttccagtgcttgttggaggtcggcatattgtcaaaaaatttaaagcctattctactttggaaaataaaagtccccagctcggattgtttagggtagaaaaagaagtggaatattttggggtcaagagggatactgtgcagcttaaagaggacgccaccccgctcagcagtctaaaggaattcggcacaagttggccgagcgggatgcggaaataattacaaacctccaaaatgaatggatgggtaggaaatctaaggccgccctggaattggtctaaaaagaagcAAACGGTACCGATCGGtgggtcatggggccggtcagacgggtcggctacaactatttcatagttatcgggaatcccatacgtccgaacaaggcgccgagcgccctcctcatcaaatcggctctccatagtcaggtaccaagggccatgaaccccaacagcgggttcagaggagcttgccatctcgaaggagcaaaaagacagcgagaaatcgaaggaatgggaacaAAGGAGGCAGAACAAGTTGGGAAGGCCTTGTagggaagggagaagcttactgagggaaggtagacagaaaggatcaccaaagagccgaagaccaccaagaggcgagagctgggacggccggaatgatgcagcagcagcgggcaccttcgacggagaatacgcgatgaaacagagaatgcggcgtaaaaggcgaagacgagggctttatacgaacgaggctggtcggcctcgtccgtcggatgcaggtcacggaagacgaagtcatcatctagccgtccgTTTCAAAATGActagcgtcccatcgtacggatcatcaccgccacgcgagaagagccacgtggcgctctgtcgccaggcacaattaatgcgcccataccgcgcatgcttcgacttaatggagaggatttgcgtgattttcgagaagatctagacaagcaaacatccatgttgagcgacaagacaaccgaaATGAAGAGCCGAACGACTGAATTTgacagaagggccgaacggccccagggatattataagctacggaaaggcggcgaccgcccgctcggacacatatagtccagtcagtcggactcactgcctccttcgactagacttgaagggaaggcaagtgatccggcggtaagaatgggggacccctttcctgaagggtctcagcttgaggaccgatgaagggatgactaagcggttaatggccacgTCGAgtagctgagtaggtccgagcggagctagagataatccatccaggggcttgggtttccgacgccaaggcaggaggatcgaagggccgagcgggagtccgctcggctggaacCGATGGGCCGAGCGGGTtatccgttcggccaagataagggcgagggtacaaaggtggccgagcggcctatgcgctcggctcgggatatgggatatcagcagaagcatgtctgatgattaggccgtacacaagatcgcacgatggaggatcttgccgtcacatcatggaaaggttgatacagtagcagtatggcctcatggacgtcttcctgacagatccatatctgggcatggcccttctgacagacccatacctgggcatggtcaaaggcaggtggtcgCTTTGATTGGCACACCCAGGCTTCTTccggaggtctatataaggcctccatttcttcaccggaggtatgaaaaatcttcatcttgaggccaccttctTGTTatttctcgcctgacttgagcgtcggagggctgtcgccgggacacccctcccggctcggttttgctgcaggttcgccggagcactcgaggatccagcaggaagcgccgcatccccagcgttcgttgactcttggttcgaacaggatcaagatgcattaaagaaagattaatgcataatcaAAACGGCCAAGTGAAAAGCTGGCGttaagtaatgatcattaattgatcattaatgttgTCCTTTGGCCTTgagttcctatataaggaggctgcgaccaCAGGCAAAAGGTTACGCAGATAACACAGCAAAAGCAAGCAGAAGCTCTCCTCCTCATTCCCcttctctgtcgtgcaactcctgctctgCAGATTACCCACGgcattcgggtaccactcagttcaTCGTGACCACCGGTGCTTGGTGGAGTTCACAGTCAgaccgttgtatcttgggaaacagaccacccgagtaaacctcgaagcacagccgaagGTGGGCAAATCTGTCTCAAGGAAACTACTACTCGCAGGCCTCGATCAGCTTGCTCGGTCGGGATTTTCGCCCGACCTTTTTGCAGACCTGGTCattctgctctgcagacctggtcttcctttctACAGACCTGCTCAAACAGATCTGATCATTCTGCTCTGCAAACCTGATCTTCCTTTCTGTAGACCTGCTCAAACAGACCTGGTCATTCTGCTCTGCAAACTTGGTCTTCCTTTTTGCAGACCTGGTCATCCTTTCTGCAGACCTGCTCAAACAGACCTGGTTATTCTACTCTGCAGACTTAGTCTTCCTTTCTGCAAACTTGCCACTTTGCAGATCTGTTCTGCTGCTCTAGTATGCCGCTCTGTAGACCTGCTCTGCCACTCTGGTCTTTCACACTACAGCGCTGGTCTGCTGCTCTGTCCTGCCGCTCTGGTTTGCTACTCTGCAGACCTGCCTTGGCCTtccgctctggtctgccgctctacaAACCTGCTCTTCTGCTCTGCAGActtagtcttccgctctggtctgCCACTCTACAGACCTACTCTACCGCTCTGCAGATCTACCCTGTCGCTCAGCTTTGCTGCGTTACAGAAACCAGACCCTGctagcagcctgagattatctgctcaggtcatttcgaccgtaagttgaatttaaattctgagtaaattttaaattcaattaagtACCCATAAATCTCCGACATTAAATTGTTTGTGTCTAACAGAtaaaagataaaagataaaagATTTAACAAGAAGCTGATTCGATATTATGGCATGTTATACAAGACAAAGCAATGGACACAACACTATCACTCACAACCAATCAATTAACTTAGTTGCTTAACTAATCACCCACAGATACCACCTACAAACAAAGAATCCTCTCGATTTGGAAAATCAACAATGTCCAAACTAAAGGGAATAGATCTCGGATCGGATCCGATCGAACTCTTTTAAGCTCTCGGTGGAATATCTGGGACTTGTGCTGGAAACCGTAGTGCTTCAAGGCTGTTTATCCCTTCATGGAAATAAAGTCAGAAATAAATTAAAGGTAATAATAATATTCGAGGTTTGTTTCAGAAGATTATGACTACAGGTAATTTATGCATCTATAGCTCAATTTTGAAGATTTTTCTCTTTTTGTTCGTGCCATAATGAATGGATGAGATACAAAAGATGCAAAGTACCTTcatgagtttctgatttcgacttTTGGATAAGATCCTCTATTTCATCCACAATTGCATCGTGACAAAAGAAGTATTGCTCCTGAGAATCATAGTAGAAAGTATTCAGTGGTACAACTAGTAAGCATTGCTGATGATAGTAGCCCTTCTACTAAATCAGACGGTATCAATGGCATTCTTAGCTCAAGTTATCATGACACATTAtactttaggaattttctggtGGTAACAATGAGACCCAATTGACTCTCATTTCATCAAATGTTCAACATGCATAAATATACATCGAATTGGTCCATTCCTTGAACATGTAATAAAGATGACTTTGATCGAAGAAAGTCACTTTCTAATGATCATCATTAGTGCCTGTGGAATGTGAAAACTACTTGTTTGTTTATGCATGCGAAAACACGCAAGCTAAGATATCGGCTCTTAAGTATGGGGGGAATTCTGACTTGGGTGCAAGTAATTCCTTGAGTTCTACATAACTTCAATAATACATGGTCCCATGTAATGGTAAAAAGTTCTGATGACACAAAGCTATCGGCTAATCTGGAAAGGTTATACATGAAGGTTTTCTATATTTAATTGGCATAtttcagaaaataaaataaagccattaaaattctaaaaaagtaAATATTTACCCCACCATTCATctctaataagtttaaatttgtcaaaaaaaaaatagatatttagTTTATTTCTATTTTCTCTAAGAAACAAAAAATGTAAAAAGAAATTTTCCCAACCAAACACCTATGAAGCTAAAATTGGTTGGTATCTTTTTACAAAACAATGTCCCCCACCAAAGGATATGTGGATCACATCCTCGCAAACTCATATGCTACTTGGTAGAAAACATGATTGAGAATCTGAAATAAGATACCAATGTCTGGACCATCCCAATCCGTTGAGATCTGAACTCAGCAACAGTTTTCATGAGGTCTAAGGAAGACATATCACCAATGAGAACCCTTTGGATTGTGTTGTGTATGGCACAATATGTACCGGTTCTTCCAATACCTGCACTGAGTGATAGCAAGATTGTGTTAGACAATGGAACCGTAGGAAGAAGTATATCGAGACAAAATAGAGGGAACTTTAGATTTAAACCTGCAATGCACGACAATAGGACCATCTTTGGGTGGGACATGATATGTCCTTTTAAAAATTTCTCGAACTGCTGAAGTATCACCGGGCACTCCATGATCAGGCCATTCAAGATGTTGGATATGGAGAACAGAAAGGGCTGGCTTCACCAACTACAAAAAAAAACCACCAAATATAACATCACGATATCAAAGATTAAGGATCAAGTTTAAAGTTCAATAATGAGAAGATTCTATATAAAAGATAATAAAGACATAAAATTCAATTGAACAACAGAATAATTACTTGAAACTCAACTATTCTCAGATAAGGTTATATAGCAATACAACTTCAGATTCTAAGTACCAAATAATTTAAGCTCATTGAATAATGAAAGGACAAAACATTAACTGCAAATACTGGCTAGAGAAGCCAATAAATCAATAAGGAGGAGCCAAACCACATATGGACCTTCTTTAGAGAAGCCAAAAAGCATTCAAATAATGTTAAATGAACTAAATAGTAGCTTGTAAGGAGAACATCAAGCAGAAAGGTGAGAAATGATTTACAATAATTGCATTGTATAAAATTGAGCAAACTGCTCAAACTCCACATGCAAAAGGCCGAAAACATATTTTATGCATACTATTTATATAACATcagggttaaaaaaaaaattcagcatCTGTTTCACCTCTCTGTGTTTCACCTCCAAGTAGCGAAGAACTAATGAAGAAACATAACTTGTATGCTTGATCTCAACACTGATTCTCCCAAATTGCCCACACCCATTGTTTGCTGGAAGATAATCGGCGCATTTTTTCATAATCTGCCAATTTTTCCAAGATAAATATTATTGCTTAAGAAAACTGAACATGATACAAACAACAATGAGAAcctcaaaaataaagaaaaatgtgaaaaacaTTCATGGACACAATATTGTGCTGCATGTGCCAAAGGATAGAGATGATTCTTAAGCTAGATGAACAGAATCCTCTCCGAAATAGCCCAAGAGTTGAATTTCTTGACTGACTCCATTTTTAAGAGTCAATGAAGTAATTGGGCCTAATTCTGACATTTGTGTTTTTATCCAAactaaaaaaagaaaaacatggTATTTCTTTTACAACAAGGGAGTAGTTCCAACTTCAAAGACAAGTCAAATTGAGAAGAGGATCTTTTGAGTTTTGACTGTTAGTGTGCATCCTATTTTTAGTGGATATCACATGAGATCTTTTTTTGTATATCAGTTGGAAGACAAAAACATTTAGTACATTACTTAAAATATTCCTCCATTCATAAATGATATAATTTATGAGCTTCCAATAAAATTGCTCTTTACAAATAAAAAGTCATTCAAAGCACAATTGCCAGTAAGTACAATAGTCAAAGTCACGAGGTTCCAATGGGTCTAAAATTCAGTTTGACAATTGAGCATCATGCCTCTagattttgtataatttttatttcaacTGAAGGGCATGTGATCCCATAATATTACAAATATCTAATAACTTCTTCAATCTATCCTTATCAAGTTATGAGAacctattaaaattttaaattcatagATCATAACCATTTTAAAAGGCTCAGTTTTTCGAACAAGTGATCAATTGATCAACTTTGAAATGATATTAAAGCAAAAGGTCTTGTGTATGGATCATATTTTTAAGGGGTTATTTTATATATTGAGAAGCTTAGGGACTCATGTCATGTGATAAACATGCCACATTATATAGGTAGAGATTAAGGGGTTCAAATATTAGAGTCGAAGCTCAAGTTCAACTCCTGCCATGATCAATGATTTGATTGCTCATGTTCTTACACAGCATTAGACACTAGTCCAACCACTTCAGAGGAATATAGTACCAACATTGTTAGCTCACTCATCCTCAAGATCTACATTAGCACCGATCTCTTCAGTTGCCCACCTCCTCTCCCTCCTCGTCGTAGAAGTTGTCAATATGGATATTACCATCCTTCTAAAGCTAAAATATAATGAGAATCTTGGAATGTAGAGGAATGCACAATAGTCTCAACATTATCACCTTGAGTGTAAGGTTTCATCTTGCCTAGTGAAATGTGAATCTTAGATTAGCTTCCCTAAGTTTGTATTGTCTCCTCTTGTACTTCTCCTCCATTTGTTTCACGTATTTGCCTCTAAACTATCACCCCTTTTCGACTAATCCGAATATAGTAACTAGGACAGGATAGAAATCACCTAGTGCAATTAAGTGAGCATTATGCTTATCATGTCTTGAAGTCAGAACAAGACCTGTAATATGGTTCATTCTCCCTCTTTCTCCGTCAACTAATTTAGATATCCTTATTGCTCCCAATCACTCATAGGAAAGATCCTCATCCCCTATACTTCTATCTCATTATCATTATGATATATCTCTATTTCAAATGATCTCTTCTCTCGGCATATAGAACTTTTGTTGCATCTTTATCCTCTCATATTATTCTAGGAATTGGAAGTAGACTATTGTTGATCCTAGATGGAAGGAAGCGATGTTTTGAAGAGATCAGAGCTTTGGCAAAAAAGTAAAGTTGGGAACTAGTGCCTTTAATTGAAGGAAAGTGACTTGTTAGATGCAAATGGGAGTACATAGTTAACAaacaccaaaaagaaataaaatcgaCTTAAAGCTTGCTTGATTGTTAAAAGATATACCCACATCCATGGTTGTTACTATGTTGAGCCTTTTATGCCTATTGCTAAGATAAATTTAATTTGTACTCAAATTTCatatgcaacaatactaaattgGAAGCTAGACCAGTTGAATGTAAAATTTGTTTACTTATAATGGAGATTTATAGGAATAAATATATATGCATAAAACTTCAATTTAATAATCAGGTTACAATGATAAGGTGAGTTTACTGAGACAATCTTTTTATGGATTAAAACTGTCACCTAGGGCATGGTTTGATAGATTTAGTCGAGTGATTATTACAAACAAAGAAATTACTATCACATTATGCTCTTCAAACATAATGAAAggaagaacactactctaattgtgTATGTGGATAGTATAATTGTCACTATAGGTAATGTAAATGAGATTAATTGGATGAAAAATTAGTTAGGCATTGTGTTTGATGTGAGGGATTTagattaataaaggtatttcttaGATATTGAACTGATTCAATAAACACATTATATTCTTGTCATTGAATATGTTAGACGATTGACTGAAACTTGGTTACAAGCCTATGAGAACTGATACTAAAATTTGGTTGGCAGATAAATTTATCTATTATATACCAAACCTAGTAATACATATATTGCATAAAAAAGTATGCATAATCCACTTGAGCAACATATAGGGGTTGTAtatcatattttaaaaaatcataaaaatttccccaattgagaTTTGGTTTTCACTCAGCAAGATGATTTTAAAATAGAATGTTACATTAATACTAATTGGGTTACATTCATGGAGGTCCTTTCTCCATCAGCGAATCAACAAGTGGAAGGGTGTTTCACAATTGGCGTATAGCCTACCATCTGCAAAGTGAAACTTCTATGATCGATGCCATGaacttctctctcccccttcTCCTTTGCTCTTCCCCTTCTCCGCTTTTAATGTTTGGAACGCCCACTAACAGCTGCACTCAGCAGCCATGTATGCCTCATTGGATGGGGACCAAAAAGTTGACTTGGGTAGAGATTTTAAATCTTGCTTGATTATaatacttcttctttttcttataTTGTCAGTAAGATAGGCTTAAAAGATATTTATGCACCATCTTAAGGGAGAGTATTGTTAAGGGGTCATTTTGTACATTGAGAAGTTTATGATAAACCTATTATATAATTAAAGATTAGGGCAAGGTGAATCAATCTATTTATACTAATCCATTCAGTGTCAATAAAATATATGCCTAATTAGCCAATAAAGTCCAATCCCATTCAATTTCCAATTTGTGAGGACGTTAATGAGAACATAGATGTATGGACTAATCACTTTCCCAATGGCTTAAACCTTTGAGATAAGTAGTTAATCAAGTTTTATAATATCCAAGTAAGATAAAATAAAAGGTTTTTTGCACAATGATATCCACCTTTAGATAGTTATTGATACATACTAGAAAATTGTTGTGGTGTATATATTTCAATACATCAATTAAAGAATTGaagtaatttcaaaaatttaataagATCACTAAATTTCATAATCATAGTACTGGCAATCCTTTTTCTTTCTAAGTCACTGCTTTAAGTAAGCTCACCATGGTTATAAATTGTGAAGAATGTGAAGCAGAACTAGATGGATGTCAACAAAAACATGATTGCAAAGTAGATTGAAGTAAAGAAATACCTCGTGATTATCAGTAAGGGTTAGCATTACAATTAGAGGACAACGATACTGAAATATCATTTCCCAGAAATCTTCCAATGTTTCAGGAAGTGGACCTTGAGTAGCAATAAACTGTGAAACATTTTCACCAGGAGCAACCTGCAAAATAGTTTTGACAATAGAAATTGTTCCCAGAGAGTTTCACCAATTGGTTCCGCAGGGCATACTCAACATGAGAAACCCAATAAAATTAAATGTCAGTGCTATGATCATACCCCAATAAAGCTTGAATTGATATAACCATTCCCCTTCGAGCTGCTTTCCCTCGTAGAACTGAGAGTGATCAGGTTGCCATCGACTGAAAGAAATTGAACTCAAGAAATGTTTTTTCTCTTTCCAAGTtccaaaaaaggaagaaaaataaagaaacccAAATTGATCATCTGAAAACAAAGATTACTCAGTGTAATTACATGGTAAAACATCCGGGTAACGGTTTTTCTGTAAATTTACATGTTGCATCGCCACAGAACACTTTCTCATCATCTCACCCTCGGTAATCCTCAACTCCTCCTGTTGACAAAGAAAAACCTTCCCGTATCTCAGATGTAATCGAGATAATAAATATACTAACTGAAGCAATACCCAAATCCAAAAAATGCAACGAAAAAAAAGGGGgacaaaatccaaaaaaaataggaaaaactaCTATGCTAGATTTAGATACAAACAAATGGCGTCAATCGAAAGAGAGTAACAGAAGAAATCTACAGGAACCTGGAGGCGATCAAACTCTTGATGGATCTTGACAGGGGTTTTGAGCTTCTTCTTGAAGAAAGCGAGTGCTTCAGAGCAGTGTTTCAGCTGCTCGCCAGAGAGCGGGAGCGGTGGCGGTGGATCAAAGCAGGCGTCTGTTGGGCTGTATGTGGCAGAGGAAGCTACAGCCATCACCGGAAACGTCGCTTCGGtccgatctcttttctctctcttctcaggATGTTAACACCTTCAACGGGAAGGAAGAGGCAGCCTGTTCATTTATATAAAATTTGGTATACCAATATGCGTCATCCCGGGCCATGGTGCATCgttcttaattatttaaaaatttaatctcaattgaattaaaaaaaaaaaaaagcggcCTGCTGTTGACGAAGGtcatttctaatttattttaacgACGGCTATAAATTTCAATAGGTGtgtgaatatttaattaaaataaatattggaTTCCCGCCTAGACACAAGTCAATTgttgaataaaattttaaaatagtatttttttttatccaatcttttcttctccttatcattagattaagaaaatataaaaaaaatttagaataacAAATATTATCTAGAATTTCTTTTAGAAccagaatagttttttttatttcctatttacGATTCAATCTAAAAATTAGGGtcaaaaaaattaatttggttcaaaattttaatttattctatctatttaatttaactaaataaaaaattttaaatttaaatctaaactgaattaattaattttttaaacaaataaaatttggAATAAATTCAGCTGGTTCAATTTTACTTACCCAAACTTAATGATCACCCCAAGTAggccaattaaaaaaataaaaaacatactcATCAATGTTAATTAATTTCAGGCACATGGCTGattacttttttttcttttaacaaaGTAATCCTCAAGACTATGATGTCACAGTAAGATATTCAGATTATCTCTTAAATATCCGTAGTTCGAATCTTTTCTTTAAATAGGAGGTGTAATTAAAGGATATTGGGTTAATGGCCGatgaaaaatttctgaaaataatCAATGAATTTATCTGggattatatttttcttttatctGTTAATAAAGTAGTCCATTTTCGTTAACTAACTGTGAGCATGTGCAAATCATAGATCATGGCCGCCTAGGGGACGACAATATTATACATTATCATCCACCATTAA encodes the following:
- the LOC122041228 gene encoding protein-tyrosine-phosphatase PTP1-like; translation: MAVASSATYSPTDACFDPPPPLPLSGEQLKHCSEALAFFKKKLKTPVKIHQEFDRLQEELRITEGEMMRKCSVAMQHVNLQKNRYPDVLPFDGNLITLSSTRESSSKGNGYINSSFIGVAPGENVSQFIATQGPLPETLEDFWEMIFQYRCPLIVMLTLTDNHEIMKKCADYLPANNGCGQFGRISVEIKHTSYVSSLVLRYLEVKHRELVKPALSVLHIQHLEWPDHGVPGDTSAVREIFKRTYHVPPKDGPIVVHCSAGIGRTGTYCAIHNTIQRVLIGDMSSLDLMKTVAEFRSQRIGMVQTLEQYFFCHDAIVDEIEDLIQKSKSETHEGINSLEALRFPAQVPDIPPRA